Proteins encoded by one window of Yersinia massiliensis:
- a CDS encoding ShlB/FhaC/HecB family hemolysin secretion/activation protein, producing MCPVLRAYYPLTSGLFIPLLAISYSSYSAELPSVQQSIHQQERQRALEERLSPSAPDVRLSEPTASLGRLVFPVEKPCFAIDHVKLTGTQPLPRWLPLQRLANQAQGHCLGAKGINLLMSEMQNRLIDHGYVTTRVLAPQQDLNRGTLTLHVVPGKIRHVALTPESDRHVTLFTAFPARAGHLLDLRDIEQGLENLQRIPTVQASMELIPGDAPGETDIALSWKQSKMWRLAASLDDSGTRSTGRYQGGATLFLDNPLSLSDQFYVSAGGSIKNRGEKGTNNLTGHYSLPFGYWTAGITASSYDYHQTVAGLNSDYHYRGESDNVTLQLSRLLHRNASQKTTFTYDVLTRSSKNYINDTEVEVQRRRTSAWRVGLQHRHFIAQSTLDAGISYQRGTRWFGAVPAQEEYFGEATALSKILRLNAQLDVPFVLATQQFHYNLQYQRQSTNTPLTPQDQFAIGGRWTVRGFDGERTLNADRGWTVRNDLGWYTPLPGHELYVGVDYGEVSGRSDPYLVGRHLAGSVVGVRGKVLNTHYDLFAGKPLSKPEGFKTDSVTMGFSLNWQY from the coding sequence ATGTGCCCTGTGCTGCGTGCCTATTATCCATTAACATCGGGGTTATTCATCCCGCTGCTGGCTATTTCATATTCTAGCTATTCAGCGGAATTACCCTCTGTTCAGCAAAGCATTCACCAACAAGAACGGCAACGTGCTTTGGAAGAACGCCTTTCGCCTTCAGCGCCAGATGTGCGTTTATCCGAACCCACTGCGTCTTTGGGCCGACTGGTTTTTCCCGTTGAGAAACCTTGCTTTGCGATTGACCATGTAAAACTCACGGGTACCCAGCCATTACCGCGCTGGTTACCGTTGCAACGGCTGGCCAATCAGGCGCAAGGCCACTGTTTGGGCGCGAAAGGCATTAACCTGCTGATGAGCGAGATGCAGAACCGCCTGATCGACCACGGTTATGTCACCACCCGCGTACTGGCTCCGCAGCAAGATTTGAACCGTGGCACGCTGACGCTACACGTGGTGCCCGGCAAAATACGCCATGTGGCCCTGACACCCGAGAGTGATCGCCATGTCACGCTGTTCACCGCCTTCCCTGCCCGCGCCGGTCACCTGCTGGATCTGCGCGATATCGAGCAGGGGCTGGAGAATCTCCAACGTATCCCCACAGTGCAAGCCAGCATGGAGTTGATCCCCGGCGATGCCCCCGGTGAGACGGATATCGCTCTGAGCTGGAAGCAGAGCAAAATGTGGCGGCTGGCTGCCTCACTGGATGACTCGGGCACGCGCAGCACCGGTCGTTATCAAGGCGGTGCAACGCTGTTTCTCGATAACCCGTTGTCCCTGAGTGACCAGTTTTATGTTTCTGCCGGCGGCTCCATTAAAAATCGGGGCGAAAAAGGCACCAACAACCTGACCGGCCATTACTCGCTGCCGTTCGGTTACTGGACCGCAGGTATCACCGCCAGCAGCTATGACTACCACCAAACCGTGGCGGGTCTTAATAGCGATTACCACTACCGAGGTGAAAGCGATAACGTCACGCTGCAACTCAGCCGTTTACTGCACCGCAACGCCAGCCAGAAAACTACCTTCACCTACGATGTGCTGACCCGCTCATCGAAAAACTACATCAATGATACCGAAGTGGAAGTCCAGCGCCGCCGCACCTCTGCTTGGCGCGTCGGGCTACAACATCGCCACTTTATCGCGCAGTCCACGCTGGACGCGGGGATCAGCTATCAGCGCGGTACCCGCTGGTTTGGGGCCGTACCGGCACAAGAAGAGTATTTCGGCGAAGCCACCGCCTTGAGCAAAATTCTGCGACTGAATGCGCAGTTGGACGTGCCTTTTGTCCTCGCGACACAACAATTCCATTACAACCTGCAATACCAGCGCCAGAGCACCAACACGCCACTGACCCCGCAGGATCAGTTCGCTATTGGTGGCCGTTGGACCGTGCGCGGCTTTGATGGCGAACGCACACTCAACGCCGATCGCGGCTGGACAGTGCGCAACGATCTGGGTTGGTACACGCCCCTGCCCGGACATGAGCTATATGTCGGGGTGGATTACGGCGAGGTGAGTGGGCGCAGCGATCCTTATCTGGTGGGCCGCCATCTGGCGGGCAGTGTCGTGGGCGTTCGCGGCAAGGTTCTGAACACTCATTATGACCTGTTTGCCGGCAAACCGCTCTCCAAGCCCGAGGGGTTTAAAACTGACTCGGTAACGATGGGCTTTAGCCTGAACTGGCAATACTGA